One part of the Lachnospiraceae bacterium JLR.KK002 genome encodes these proteins:
- a CDS encoding transposase, translating to MTGIQALERKYPDKPVRPGSPALHEFEYIRHGTISLITFLRVADGRIQSPYLNSTRNEEDFCNAVGQLISEDADKNYIIICDGLNTHKSEGPVKLVAQKCSITVDPGIKGKKGILESMKSRETFLMDESHRIRFVYTPKHSSWVNQIEIWFGIINRKLLKKGSYKSVEEMAQSILNFIKQYNLTAKAFNWKYAG from the coding sequence ATGACCGGGATCCAGGCATTGGAGCGCAAATATCCGGACAAGCCGGTACGCCCGGGCAGCCCGGCGCTGCATGAGTTTGAATACATCCGTCATGGCACTATAAGTCTGATCACATTCCTGCGTGTTGCAGATGGCAGGATCCAGTCACCGTATCTGAACAGCACACGAAATGAGGAAGATTTCTGCAATGCTGTGGGGCAGCTTATATCAGAGGATGCAGATAAAAACTATATCATTATCTGTGATGGTCTTAATACCCATAAATCCGAAGGACCTGTAAAGTTGGTTGCACAGAAATGTTCCATTACGGTTGATCCTGGTATTAAGGGAAAGAAAGGCATACTGGAGAGCATGAAAAGCAGGGAAACTTTCCTTATGGATGAAAGCCACAGGATTCGTTTTGTATATACGCCGAAGCACAGTTCCTGGGTGAACCAGATAGAAATCTGGTTTGGTATCATCAATCGGAAGCTTTTGAAAAAAGGCAGCTATAAATCCGTAGAGGAAATGGCTCAAAGCATCCTTAATTTTATTAAACAATACAATTTAACAGCCAAAGCATTTAACTGGAAATATGCTGGTTAA
- a CDS encoding helix-turn-helix domain-containing protein produces the protein MRGFQAASFTLSDKAETILKNFSTSYSLPSCIVTRSKIILMAAEEKNNTQIAEALGTTYSTVSIWRNRFYNNIDLIAQTEEYDGPDGDKKLSDVIKSVLSDKQRPGKEPVFTPEQIMLINELACKNPKDFGCELSCWNLASLAKEAVRQGIVGSISVASVQRFLKFAGIAPWKNRYWLNSPERHDNPESFKKN, from the coding sequence ATGCGTGGTTTTCAAGCTGCTTCTTTTACTTTGTCTGATAAGGCAGAAACAATATTAAAAAATTTCAGCACCAGCTATTCCCTGCCATCATGTATTGTGACCCGATCCAAAATTATATTGATGGCCGCGGAGGAGAAAAACAATACCCAGATCGCAGAAGCGCTTGGAACCACCTATTCGACTGTCAGCATATGGCGGAATCGTTTTTATAACAACATAGACCTTATTGCCCAGACGGAGGAGTATGACGGACCGGATGGTGATAAAAAGCTGTCTGATGTCATAAAGTCTGTGCTTTCAGATAAACAAAGACCCGGAAAAGAGCCTGTATTCACCCCGGAACAGATCATGCTCATCAATGAACTGGCGTGTAAAAACCCAAAAGACTTTGGCTGTGAGCTGAGCTGCTGGAATCTTGCATCCCTTGCGAAAGAAGCTGTCAGGCAGGGTATCGTGGGATCCATTTCTGTCGCAAGTGTACAGAGGTTCCTTAAATTTGCGGGTATCGCACCATGGAAAAACCGTTACTGGCTCAACTCCCCGGAAAGGCACGATAACCCGGAATCCTTTAAAAAAAATTGA
- a CDS encoding tyrosine-type recombinase/integrase has product MGKDLKGKELGRGLSQRPDGRYMGRAQVEGKSIVLYDWKIKELKKNLAIAIDEAKRSNLMPDMDGKKVTLSEWFEEWYSKYKAPTLKNGGSPSYKRKFLNYYGVRIGTKPLADIRQLHVQTAIADMLEAGRSTKSVREATGILQNCIEAAIANGLMRLNPVVGVIIPKCEKVERRVLSVEEQEIFLEYLERTKSWYEEMYKFMLLTGMRVGEIGGLRWEDIDFAGKFIYVKRTLSYDYADGKKTMRMTSPKTENSVRKIPFFGETKSILERQMEKIKRKREDLGERWRQPEEFGNLVFLTSMGSPIGRYSVESDMRYITSQINDMYRMEALYGSAVQKTFERIHPHALRHTFATRCFEKGMTPRTVQEIMGHANYNTTVSYTHVLDDIKAKEALRVGDFLQNNNNKETVEYESLVGII; this is encoded by the coding sequence ATGGGTAAAGACTTAAAGGGCAAAGAGTTAGGTAGAGGGCTGTCCCAAAGACCAGACGGAAGATATATGGGTAGAGCGCAGGTGGAAGGAAAGTCAATTGTATTATATGATTGGAAGATAAAAGAATTAAAAAAGAATCTTGCAATAGCCATTGATGAAGCCAAACGGAGTAATTTGATGCCGGATATGGATGGCAAAAAGGTTACTTTAAGTGAATGGTTTGAAGAATGGTATTCTAAATACAAGGCACCAACTTTGAAAAATGGTGGTTCACCTTCCTACAAGCGAAAATTTTTGAATTACTATGGAGTGCGTATTGGTACAAAACCTTTGGCGGATATTAGACAACTCCATGTTCAGACTGCGATTGCGGATATGCTGGAAGCAGGGCGCTCAACTAAGTCCGTCAGAGAAGCAACAGGAATTTTGCAGAATTGTATTGAAGCTGCTATCGCAAACGGATTGATGAGATTAAATCCAGTAGTTGGTGTGATAATACCTAAGTGTGAGAAAGTCGAGCGCAGGGTACTTTCTGTAGAGGAACAGGAAATTTTCTTAGAGTACCTTGAACGAACGAAAAGTTGGTATGAGGAAATGTATAAATTCATGCTTCTAACGGGTATGCGGGTAGGTGAGATCGGTGGTCTTCGCTGGGAGGATATTGATTTTGCCGGAAAGTTTATCTATGTAAAAAGAACATTGTCTTATGACTATGCAGATGGGAAAAAGACAATGAGAATGACTTCACCAAAGACAGAAAATTCTGTCAGAAAAATTCCGTTCTTTGGAGAAACAAAAAGTATTCTTGAAAGACAGATGGAAAAAATTAAAAGGAAACGAGAGGATTTGGGTGAGCGATGGCGTCAACCGGAGGAATTTGGAAATCTGGTATTCCTGACATCTATGGGTTCACCGATTGGGCGTTACAGCGTAGAGAGTGATATGAGGTATATTACAAGCCAGATAAATGATATGTACCGTATGGAGGCACTGTATGGATCTGCTGTACAAAAAACTTTTGAGCGTATACACCCACATGCTTTACGTCACACTTTTGCAACCAGATGTTTTGAAAAGGGAATGACACCAAGAACGGTACAGGAAATTATGGGACACGCAAATTATAATACAACGGTTTCATATACCCATGTGTTGGATGACATAAAAGCAAAAGAAGCCTTGCGTGTAGGGGATTTCCTGCAGAATAATAACAATAAGGAAACGGTTGAGTATGAGAGTTTGGTAGGTATTATATAG
- a CDS encoding type II toxin-antitoxin system Phd/YefM family antitoxin, with amino-acid sequence MPKIIPIRELRDTTTMSELCHSTEEPIFITKNGYGDMVIMSLETFEKNSGMSDFYSDVKFRKGKYSDLQNK; translated from the coding sequence ATGCCTAAAATAATACCAATCAGGGAATTAAGAGATACAACAACAATGTCTGAGTTATGTCACAGCACAGAAGAACCTATTTTTATAACCAAAAATGGTTATGGTGATATGGTAATCATGAGTCTGGAAACGTTTGAGAAAAACTCAGGTATGAGTGATTTTTATTCAGATGTTAAGTTTCGTAAAGGAAAATACTCTGATTTGCAAAATAAATAA
- a CDS encoding excisionase has product MGCEKTLLSVSEFCVYVGIGKTKAREMLANPCCKYVVRIGRRVFVHKELFDEELRKSAKFQLIM; this is encoded by the coding sequence ATGGGATGTGAGAAAACATTATTGTCAGTCAGTGAATTTTGTGTATATGTTGGCATAGGGAAAACTAAGGCAAGAGAAATGCTTGCTAATCCCTGTTGCAAATATGTGGTTCGTATTGGTCGAAGGGTATTTGTACATAAAGAATTATTTGATGAAGAACTGAGAAAAAGTGCAAAATTTCAACTAATTATGTGA
- a CDS encoding helix-turn-helix domain-containing protein, with amino-acid sequence MKKRCKSREEKNLLPFHIIKAASEGDVMAINTVLKHYEGYIISLSTRKMYDEGGRLHYCVDETLRRRLETKLITKILAFEAV; translated from the coding sequence ATGAAAAAGAGATGTAAGAGCAGAGAAGAAAAAAATTTGTTGCCTTTCCATATCATTAAGGCAGCATCAGAGGGTGACGTAATGGCAATCAATACAGTGTTAAAGCATTATGAAGGATACATAATTTCCCTGTCCACCCGGAAGATGTATGACGAGGGAGGGCGGCTTCATTATTGTGTCGATGAAACACTGCGCCGGAGGCTTGAAACAAAGCTAATCACAAAGATACTGGCGTTTGAAGCGGTATAA
- a CDS encoding sigma factor-like helix-turn-helix DNA-binding protein, whose translation MKKPSFHDEMTIRHQFDRLCQMSLKGEAASYYRYIEYRRRHEAMFSELSEKELNRLFVMDEYGVENSHFTVYGYDIEVKDALIAEALQALSERKRNVILLSYFLEMSDADIAREMNLVRSTVHEHRTRSLEILKKIMEGKADEKEM comes from the coding sequence ATGAAGAAACCTTCTTTCCACGATGAAATGACAATCCGGCATCAGTTTGACCGTCTGTGTCAAATGTCGCTCAAAGGTGAAGCCGCCAGCTATTACAGATATATAGAATACCGCAGGCGGCATGAAGCCATGTTTTCTGAACTGTCTGAAAAGGAGTTGAACCGGTTGTTTGTTATGGATGAGTATGGAGTGGAAAACAGTCATTTCACAGTGTATGGATATGACATTGAGGTGAAAGATGCCCTGATTGCGGAAGCATTACAGGCTCTCTCAGAACGGAAGCGGAATGTGATACTGCTTTCTTATTTTCTGGAGATGAGTGATGCGGACATCGCAAGGGAGATGAACCTTGTCCGCAGCACAGTCCATGAACACCGGACACGCTCGCTTGAGATTTTAAAGAAGATTATGGAGGGAAAAGCGGATGAAAAAGAGATGTAA
- a CDS encoding helix-turn-helix transcriptional regulator yields the protein MARKKKIDKEMGFRLKKARTDQKLTYEELAEKSGVSSRYIKEIENHGNVPSIEKLGQLIRALHISADPFFYPDAPADNLDYKRLLVYLSQCTEEQITTILAIVEAYLRTYKHPKE from the coding sequence ATGGCAAGAAAAAAGAAAATTGACAAGGAAATGGGATTCCGTCTGAAGAAGGCTAGAACCGACCAGAAGCTGACCTATGAAGAACTGGCTGAAAAATCCGGCGTTTCCTCCCGCTATATCAAGGAAATCGAAAATCATGGAAACGTGCCAAGCATTGAAAAGCTAGGGCAGCTCATACGAGCCTTACATATTTCCGCCGATCCGTTTTTCTATCCGGACGCCCCGGCAGACAACCTTGACTACAAGCGTCTGCTGGTCTATCTGTCACAATGTACGGAAGAACAAATTACAACGATACTCGCTATTGTGGAAGCCTATCTTCGGACATACAAACATCCCAAAGAATAG
- a CDS encoding helix-turn-helix transcriptional regulator, whose amino-acid sequence MKIYWNKENNSKNLIGQRVMELRTERKLSQKALAEQLQLAGYEFSDLTVLRIEKGTRFVPDYEVVALAEFFHVSCEYLLGVQDKK is encoded by the coding sequence ATTAAAATCTATTGGAATAAGGAAAACAACTCCAAAAACCTAATCGGTCAAAGGGTTATGGAACTGCGGACGGAAAGGAAGTTGTCACAGAAAGCCCTTGCCGAGCAGCTCCAGCTTGCCGGATATGAGTTTAGCGACCTGACTGTTTTACGGATTGAAAAAGGGACAAGGTTTGTCCCGGATTATGAAGTGGTGGCTCTGGCAGAGTTCTTCCATGTATCCTGCGAATACCTCTTAGGCGTACAGGACAAAAAATAA
- a CDS encoding winged helix-turn-helix domain-containing protein, with amino-acid sequence MGKVMILSFSEDEEEVCQRMLQIISESPRFEGCNVLQVEKHLSIGEMKLNIAEKNVVIHGAEVMLTNREFEILYLLAQSPGRIFSKEQIYDIVWQEPYSGDYNIVMSHISHIREKIEDNPGKPLYIQTVWGIGYRFNKNLSSSL; translated from the coding sequence ATGGGTAAGGTGATGATACTGTCTTTTTCGGAGGATGAGGAAGAAGTCTGCCAGAGAATGTTGCAGATTATAAGCGAAAGCCCCCGCTTTGAAGGCTGTAATGTGCTTCAAGTGGAAAAACACCTTAGTATCGGAGAAATGAAGCTGAACATAGCAGAGAAAAATGTGGTCATACATGGTGCGGAGGTTATGCTTACCAATAGGGAGTTTGAAATACTGTATTTGTTAGCGCAGAGTCCCGGCAGGATATTCAGCAAAGAGCAGATCTATGATATTGTCTGGCAGGAGCCATATTCCGGCGATTACAATATTGTCATGAGCCATATCAGCCACATAAGGGAGAAAATAGAGGACAATCCGGGCAAGCCGCTTTACATACAGACCGTATGGGGCATTGGCTATCGGTTCAACAAAAATTTAAGCAGCAGTCTGTGA
- a CDS encoding AraC family transcriptional regulator, giving the protein MKKRYIIEDARKHLAEQINSIEGIERTAMQENLVKNTKGLSAVIPKDNDGYCTVYKMDCADGLGLMTVYQVYPGIQLIYNDFEATGCEWEGTLGKNILEINHCREGREGSKLLSGSCLYLGEGDMSIHTMDNCASEMAFPLKHYRGISVVINLELVSEYPPQTLAESGIDILEFKEKFCADGNCFIMRAKDEIEHIFSELYSVPDCLQKPYFKLKVQELLLFLCMVDVTKEKQREMYTSPQVEIVKEIHKKLISNLQERFTIEELSKEYLINTATLKATFKGIYGQPIGTYMKEYRMKQAAVLLRQTKSTIAEIANQVGYENQSKFSTAFRDILKITPAEYRKQNASE; this is encoded by the coding sequence ATGAAGAAAAGATATATAATAGAGGATGCCAGAAAACATCTGGCGGAACAGATTAACAGTATAGAAGGAATAGAGAGGACTGCCATGCAGGAAAACTTAGTGAAAAACACAAAAGGGCTGTCTGCGGTTATTCCAAAGGATAATGACGGATATTGTACGGTCTATAAAATGGATTGTGCCGATGGTTTAGGACTGATGACCGTTTATCAGGTTTATCCGGGCATACAGCTTATTTACAATGATTTTGAAGCAACAGGCTGTGAATGGGAAGGTACGCTTGGGAAGAATATATTGGAAATCAACCATTGCAGAGAAGGGCGTGAGGGAAGCAAATTGTTAAGCGGTTCCTGTCTGTATCTTGGGGAGGGTGATATGTCCATTCATACTATGGATAACTGTGCTTCCGAAATGGCGTTTCCATTAAAGCATTACCGGGGAATTTCCGTTGTTATCAATTTGGAGCTGGTATCAGAATATCCGCCGCAGACTTTGGCAGAAAGCGGAATTGATATATTGGAATTTAAGGAAAAGTTTTGTGCAGATGGAAACTGCTTTATTATGCGGGCGAAGGATGAAATCGAGCATATCTTTTCGGAGCTTTATTCTGTGCCGGACTGTCTGCAAAAGCCATATTTTAAGCTAAAGGTGCAGGAACTTCTTCTTTTCCTCTGTATGGTGGACGTAACAAAAGAGAAACAGCGGGAAATGTATACTTCGCCGCAGGTGGAGATTGTCAAGGAAATCCATAAAAAGTTAATTTCCAACTTGCAGGAGCGTTTTACGATTGAGGAGCTTTCCAAAGAATACCTTATCAATACAGCTACTTTAAAAGCCACATTTAAAGGGATTTATGGACAGCCTATCGGAACTTACATGAAAGAATACCGCATGAAACAGGCGGCTGTGCTTCTTCGGCAGACGAAAAGCACAATAGCGGAGATCGCAAATCAGGTGGGATATGAGAACCAGAGCAAATTTTCAACAGCTTTTCGGGATATATTGAAGATAACACCTGCAGAATACCGCAAACAAAATGCCAGTGAATAA
- a CDS encoding MATE family efflux transporter has product MKQSLDTRTKLLTKSPFPLMLELSIPAVLGMVVVGLYNMMDSIFVGQMVGAAQMGAVSVSYPFTLINAGSAAMLGVGSASVLSRAIGKKDQDTIKKIMGNLIAMVLLLSVIYTVIGMVFTRQLLSLAGASDNILNYAEKYLRIVFAGSLFVNFFQSANMVIRGEGQLKKAMAIIASGAILNIILDPIFITVLKPYGLGVEAAAYATIFSQFIQAVITLWYFKKKSVNVKIGRIHIDGELLPQVLAVGVSALLMQVLTLVQQTVIYRVASVYGGENSQILLGAALRFWNFSFVPLWGISQGFQPAAGTNYGAKDYDRVKKLTGVFITAATVLSLLFYIPVELFPDKVLSMFITTPGVAASGATNFRIMFSTYILQGSFLIAVTLFQSLGKANKATWLVLFRQIILFIPLCVVLPMIGGMGIRGVWLAIALTDAVLVVITVLMMLSEFRKMPETK; this is encoded by the coding sequence ATGAAACAGTCACTTGATACAAGGACAAAATTATTGACGAAAAGTCCGTTTCCCCTCATGCTGGAGCTTAGTATACCTGCGGTTCTTGGCATGGTGGTTGTAGGGCTTTATAACATGATGGATTCCATTTTTGTAGGGCAGATGGTAGGCGCAGCGCAAATGGGGGCGGTATCCGTATCTTATCCGTTTACGCTCATCAATGCGGGTTCGGCGGCGATGTTGGGGGTAGGCTCTGCTTCGGTGCTATCTCGTGCGATTGGAAAGAAGGATCAGGACACCATAAAAAAGATTATGGGAAATCTGATTGCAATGGTGCTTCTGCTGTCTGTTATTTACACTGTGATAGGTATGGTATTTACCCGCCAGCTTTTATCTCTGGCAGGCGCAAGCGACAATATCCTGAACTATGCGGAAAAGTATCTGCGTATTGTGTTTGCGGGAAGCCTGTTTGTGAACTTCTTCCAGAGTGCGAATATGGTCATTCGTGGGGAAGGGCAGCTTAAAAAGGCAATGGCTATTATAGCAAGCGGGGCAATCCTGAACATTATCCTCGATCCGATTTTTATTACGGTTTTAAAGCCTTACGGGTTGGGAGTGGAAGCGGCTGCTTACGCAACAATTTTTTCACAATTTATTCAGGCGGTGATTACACTATGGTATTTCAAGAAGAAAAGCGTAAATGTAAAAATCGGACGGATACATATTGACGGAGAATTACTGCCGCAGGTTCTGGCGGTTGGGGTTTCCGCTTTGCTGATGCAGGTTTTGACACTGGTACAGCAGACGGTGATTTATCGTGTGGCATCTGTGTATGGCGGAGAAAACTCGCAGATATTGTTAGGAGCTGCACTGCGTTTCTGGAACTTCTCGTTTGTTCCTCTTTGGGGTATCAGTCAGGGATTTCAGCCAGCCGCAGGGACAAACTACGGTGCGAAAGATTATGACCGGGTAAAGAAACTGACAGGTGTATTCATTACGGCGGCAACAGTGTTGTCCTTACTGTTCTACATTCCGGTTGAATTATTCCCGGATAAGGTGCTTTCTATGTTTATTACAACACCGGGCGTGGCGGCTTCAGGGGCAACGAATTTCCGGATCATGTTCAGTACCTATATTTTACAGGGTAGTTTCCTGATTGCGGTAACGCTGTTCCAGTCGTTAGGAAAGGCAAATAAGGCTACTTGGCTGGTATTGTTCCGGCAGATTATTTTGTTTATCCCGCTTTGTGTGGTTTTGCCGATGATTGGCGGCATGGGGATTCGTGGTGTCTGGCTTGCGATTGCCCTGACCGATGCGGTTCTGGTTGTGATTACGGTTTTGATGATGCTTTCAGAGTTTCGCAAGATGCCGGAAACAAAATAG
- a CDS encoding metal-sensing transcriptional repressor produces the protein MKAKKGNVTHKLKIAKGQLDGILQMIEEDRYCVDISNQLLATQALLKSANQQILQAHIRNCVREALQTDAENPKLEEALQLLEKMVQ, from the coding sequence ATGAAAGCGAAAAAAGGAAATGTCACCCATAAACTGAAAATTGCGAAAGGTCAGTTAGACGGTATCCTGCAAATGATAGAGGAAGATCGTTACTGCGTGGATATATCAAATCAGCTTTTAGCGACACAGGCATTATTAAAGAGTGCTAACCAACAGATTTTACAGGCACATATCCGTAACTGTGTCCGGGAAGCCTTACAGACCGATGCGGAAAACCCGAAACTAGAGGAAGCGTTGCAGCTATTGGAAAAAATGGTGCAATAG
- a CDS encoding heavy metal translocating P-type ATPase, which produces MQKEQFDITGMTCSACSARIEKSVAKLPGIQEVSVNLLKNSMVASYDESVLDTEGIVQAVEKAGYGAFPKSVQNKKQTVNASTKRTAQPEANTAQKEYAQMKKRLLLSALFTIPLFYISMGHMMGWILPEGLLGMENAMSFAFTQFLLLIPVVFINFKYYRMGFKTLFHGSPNMDSLIAIGSGAAIVYGIYAIYKIGIGFGHDDMETVHSFMMDLYFESAGMILTLITLGKTLEARAKGKTSDAITKLMNLAPKTATVERDGMDIQVPVEEVQAGEILVVKAGESIPVDGVIVEGVSSVDESALTGESIPVEKQTGDKVIGATINKSGYFKMQATKVGDDTTLAQIVRLVDEATSSKAPIAKLADKVSGVFVPVVISIALIVVIVWLLAGYGFEFALSIGISILVISCPCALGLATPTAIMVGTGKGASNGILIKSAEALEVAHNIDTVVLDKTGTITQGTPVVTNVLIKEGISQNELLQVAASLEKMSEHPLADAIVEEAEKNALGFLPVNNFKQIPGQGIMGEIQNVICLAGNRRLMSAQGIEGGALLQLGEEMAVDGKTPLFFARGGQLIGVVAVADVVKPTSKQAIQELSGLGMEVVMLTGDNAKTAEAIRKQVGVDRVVAEVFPQDKEKEIRRLQEKGRKVAMVGDGINDAPALARADVGIAIGAGTDVAIESADIVLMKSDLLDVSTAVQLSKAVIRNIKQNLFWAFIYNIIGIPVAAGVFYLSFGLKLNPMIGAFAMSFSSVFVVSNALRLRWFKAKHLARPEQEETYNSSQIILSKKGEGEKNMEKLLKIEGMVCGNCVKHVSKALMEIEGVSDVTVQLEAKTALVQMRYVVSEDRLKTAVEDAGYQLISVQ; this is translated from the coding sequence TTGCAAAAGGAGCAATTTGACATTACGGGTATGACCTGTTCCGCCTGCTCTGCAAGAATTGAGAAAAGCGTGGCGAAGCTGCCGGGAATACAGGAGGTATCTGTAAACCTGCTAAAAAACAGTATGGTTGCTTCTTATGATGAGTCTGTTTTGGATACGGAGGGAATTGTGCAGGCAGTTGAAAAAGCCGGGTATGGGGCATTTCCCAAATCGGTTCAGAATAAGAAGCAGACTGTAAATGCTTCTACGAAGCGAACAGCGCAACCGGAAGCAAACACAGCACAGAAAGAATATGCGCAGATGAAAAAGCGGCTGCTTCTGTCGGCGTTGTTTACCATTCCATTGTTCTACATATCTATGGGGCATATGATGGGGTGGATACTTCCGGAGGGGCTGCTCGGCATGGAAAATGCGATGAGTTTTGCATTTACGCAGTTCCTGTTGCTGATTCCGGTAGTGTTTATCAACTTTAAATATTACCGTATGGGTTTTAAGACGCTGTTTCATGGTTCACCGAATATGGATTCCCTGATTGCCATTGGCTCTGGGGCGGCAATCGTCTATGGCATCTATGCCATTTATAAAATCGGCATAGGGTTCGGTCATGACGATATGGAAACCGTACACAGCTTTATGATGGATTTGTATTTTGAATCCGCTGGTATGATTCTGACACTTATAACATTGGGTAAGACGTTAGAAGCTCGTGCAAAAGGAAAGACCTCAGATGCCATTACAAAACTGATGAACCTTGCGCCCAAGACCGCCACAGTGGAGAGGGACGGAATGGATATACAGGTTCCGGTAGAGGAAGTACAGGCAGGAGAAATTTTAGTTGTAAAAGCGGGGGAGTCCATTCCGGTAGACGGGGTTATCGTGGAAGGTGTTTCTTCTGTGGATGAATCAGCCCTGACAGGGGAGAGCATACCTGTGGAAAAGCAGACCGGGGATAAAGTAATCGGTGCAACAATCAATAAATCCGGTTATTTTAAAATGCAGGCTACGAAAGTAGGGGATGATACTACACTGGCACAGATCGTGCGGCTTGTGGATGAAGCAACCAGTTCCAAAGCGCCTATCGCAAAGCTGGCGGATAAGGTCAGCGGGGTATTCGTTCCAGTGGTTATCAGCATTGCCTTAATTGTGGTTATAGTATGGCTGCTTGCAGGATATGGATTTGAATTTGCCCTTTCTATTGGTATCTCTATTCTCGTTATATCCTGTCCTTGCGCACTTGGATTGGCAACACCTACCGCAATCATGGTAGGCACAGGGAAGGGGGCATCAAATGGCATTTTGATTAAGTCGGCGGAAGCTCTGGAGGTAGCGCATAACATTGATACGGTTGTTTTGGATAAGACCGGGACAATCACACAGGGAACGCCTGTAGTAACGAATGTGCTTATAAAAGAGGGAATTTCACAAAATGAACTCCTGCAGGTTGCCGCTTCTCTGGAAAAAATGTCGGAACACCCACTTGCGGATGCGATTGTGGAGGAAGCAGAAAAGAATGCTTTAGGTTTTCTGCCTGTAAATAACTTTAAGCAGATTCCGGGACAGGGGATTATGGGAGAAATCCAAAATGTTATCTGCCTTGCCGGAAACCGCCGCCTGATGTCAGCACAGGGCATAGAGGGAGGTGCGCTGCTCCAGCTTGGAGAAGAAATGGCTGTGGACGGAAAAACACCATTATTCTTTGCGAGGGGCGGACAGCTTATCGGTGTGGTGGCTGTGGCAGATGTGGTAAAGCCTACCAGTAAACAGGCAATACAGGAATTATCCGGCTTGGGAATGGAGGTTGTCATGCTTACCGGGGACAATGCTAAAACTGCGGAAGCAATCAGAAAGCAGGTGGGCGTAGACCGGGTGGTTGCCGAAGTGTTCCCGCAGGATAAGGAAAAGGAAATCCGGCGTTTACAGGAAAAGGGCAGGAAGGTAGCTATGGTTGGGGATGGCATCAATGATGCGCCTGCGCTTGCAAGGGCAGATGTAGGAATTGCTATCGGGGCAGGTACGGATGTGGCGATTGAATCAGCGGATATTGTATTAATGAAAAGTGACCTTTTGGACGTGTCCACCGCTGTCCAGTTAAGCAAGGCGGTTATCCGCAACATCAAGCAAAACCTGTTTTGGGCGTTTATCTATAATATCATTGGTATTCCGGTTGCGGCGGGGGTATTTTACCTGTCCTTCGGCTTGAAGTTAAACCCAATGATCGGAGCCTTTGCAATGAGTTTCAGCTCTGTCTTTGTGGTATCAAATGCCCTGCGGCTTCGCTGGTTCAAAGCAAAGCATCTTGCAAGACCGGAACAGGAAGAAACATATAACAGCAGTCAGATAATTTTATCAAAAAAAGGTGAAGGAGAAAAGAACATGGAAAAATTATTGAAGATTGAAGGAATGGTTTGCGGAAACTGTGTAAAACACGTTTCTAAGGCGTTAATGGAGATTGAGGGCGTTTCAGATGTCACAGTGCAACTGGAAGCAAAAACGGCATTGGTACAGATGCGCTATGTGGTATCAGAGGACAGGTTGAAAACAGCAGTTGAAGATGCTGGCTATCAGCTTATAAGTGTTCAGTAG
- a CDS encoding heavy-metal-associated domain-containing protein produces MKKTIKLIDLDCGHCADKIQNAVQKIDGVTSVSVNFLGQKMVLEAPDDRFDTILNEAKALIKKIEPDVTVKA; encoded by the coding sequence ATGAAAAAAACAATCAAACTTATCGACTTGGATTGCGGTCACTGTGCAGATAAGATTCAGAACGCAGTACAGAAGATTGACGGTGTAACCAGTGTATCCGTCAACTTCCTCGGTCAAAAAATGGTACTGGAAGCACCCGATGACAGGTTTGACACCATATTGAATGAAGCAAAGGCACTGATTAAAAAAATCGAGCCGGACGTAACGGTAAAAGCATAA